Proteins encoded by one window of Carassius auratus strain Wakin chromosome 24, ASM336829v1, whole genome shotgun sequence:
- the LOC113042610 gene encoding anion exchange protein 2, whose amino-acid sequence MSDPVTSDELTNAVASVLHNPESSSTPVRVPQREEEEEGDLNKALGVQRFQQILSPTPRVPSEQHRTYNEKDFEYHRHSSRHIHHPLSKLPGDGRKKKSGRKRKRSSSKDHRVCSSPSGALTIEEGEDEEEEDDEEAAESQSATPAPTTERKESVQFFVSDDEPHVSTPEPSEPLPAREILIVPSSAVCSDPQDSTSTEPSEPAPPTPSTSEPSPLPRVSSRSYDLQERRRTGNMTGTEQAKYQRIPTDEFEAQTLASADLDGIKSHRFEDVPGVRRHLVRKSTKGQVVHISKDHKEPSTRTRKLDRTPHEVFVELNELIMDKNQEMQWRETARWIKFEEDVEEETDRWGKPHVASLSFRSLLELRKTISHGAVLLDLDQKTLPGVAHQVVEQMIISDQIKAEDRANVLRALLLKHSHPSDMREHSSPFPRNISAASLGSMINNHQSSSNHLSPVPEPSVTEPLMGSTRNSQDSSFHIDIEKNEKDSAPSIGMHKSKSKHELKLLEKIPENAEATVVLVGSVDFLEQPTMAFVRLQEAVELDSVLEVSVPVRFLFVLLGPPSTSMDYHQIGRSISTLMSDKQFHEAAYLADDRQDLLNAINGFLDCSIVLPPSELGGEDLLRSVAHFQREMLRKREEQEVALLSKEPKSLEEKEALLTPLKQEDDPLQRTGRLFGGLIRDAQRRYPKYISDFKDALNPQCMAAVIFIYFAALSPTITFGGLLGEKTEGLIGVSELIVATCVQGVLFCLLGAQPLLVVGFSGPILVFEEAFFSFCKENNMEYLTGRVWIGFWLIIIVVMMVAFEGSFLVRFVSRFTQEIFSILISLIFIYETFSKLIKIFQEHPLRRCSAAVSDINNSTHNSSLEDVTLSLLTSNSSTPETVKVVGEPNTALLSLVLMSGTFFIAFYLRKFKNSAFFPGRLRRIIGDFGVPIAILIMVLVDYSIRDTYSQKLSVPRGFSVTSPDKRGWIVNPLGSDGQFPIWMMFASILPALLVFILIFMETQITTLIVSKKERMLVKGSGFHLDLLIIVTLGGTSALFGLPWMAAATVRSVTHANALTVMSKAVAPGDKPRIQEVKEQRVTGLLVAILVGLSIVIGDLLRQIPIAVLFGIFLYMGVMSLNGIQMTERILLLLMPPKYHPDHTYVRKVRTLRMHLYTAIQVVCLAVLWAVMSTVASLAFPFVLIMTVPVKMFLLPRIFSNREMQCLDADNAEPTFDEKEGQDEYTEMHMPV is encoded by the exons ATGAGCGACCCCGTGACTTCAGATGAACTCACCAATGCTGTGGCTTCAGTCCTTCACAAC CCCGAGTCATCATCCACACCTGTCCGAGTGCCACagagggaggaagaggaggaaggtgACCTGAATAAAGCGTTAGGTGTTCAGCGCTTCCAGCAGATCCTGAGCCCCACTCCCAGAGTTCCCAGCGAGCAGCACCGCACCTACAATGAGAAAGATTTTGAAT ATCACCGTCACTCGTCCCGTCACATCCACCACCCTCTGTCCAAACTCCCGGGAGACGGCAGGAAGAAGAAGAGTGGGAGGAAGAGGAAACGGAGCAGCAGTAAGGACCACAGAGTCTGTTCCAGCCCCAGCGGAGCTTTGACCATCGAGGAGggtgaagatgaggaggaggaggacgatgAAGAAGCTGCAGAGAGCCAGAGCGCCACCCCAGCGCCCAcaacagagagaaaagaaagtgtTCAG TTCTTTGTGTCAGATGACGAGCCTCATGTATCCACACCTGAACCTTCAGAACCTCTTCCTGCGCGTGAAATCCTGATCGTCCCGTCGTCTGCTGTGTGTTCAGATCCTCAGGACAGCACATCCACTGA GCCGTCTGAACCTGCTCCTCCGACCCCTAGCACCTCTGAACCCAGTCCTCTGCCCCGTGTGTCGAGTCGCAGCTACGACCTTCAGGAGAGACGTCGCACGGGCAACATGACGGGGACCGAGCAGGCCAAATACCAGCGGATCCCCACCGATGAGTTTGAGGCACAGACCCTGGCCTCGGCCGACCTCGACGGCATTAAAA GTCATCGTTTTGAAGATGTTCCTGGAGTACGTCGACACCTGGTCAGGAAAAGCACGAAAGGACAAGTGGTGCACATCAGCAAAGATCACAAAGAGCCCAGCACACGCACTCGCAAACTAGACCGGACGCCACATGAG GTGTTCGTGGAGCTGAATGAGCTGATCATGGATAAAAACCAGGAGATGCAGTGGAGAGAAACGGCTCGCTGGATCAAGTTTGAAGAGGATGTGGAGGAGGAGACGGACCGCTGGGGAAAACCTCACGTCGCCTCGCTGTCGTTCCGCAGTCTGCTGGAGCTGAGAAAAACCATCTCTCACG GAGCTGTGCTTCTGGATTTGGACCAGAAGACTCTTCCTGGTGTTGCCCATCAGGTGGTGGAGCAGATGATCATCTCAGACCAGATCAAAGCTGAGGACAGAGCCAATGTGCTGCGTGCTCTTCTCCTCAAGCACAG TCACCCGAGCGATATGAGAGAGCACAGCTCCCCCTTCCCAAGAAACATCTCGGCGGCCAGCTTGGGCTCCATGATCAACAATCACCAGAGCAGTAGTAACCACCTGTCCCCTGTCCCCGAGCCCTCCGTCACAGAGCCACTCATGGGGTCCACAAGGAACAGTCAAGACAGCTCATTTCACATTGACATAGAGAAGAACGAG AAAGATTCTGCTCCATCCATAGGAATGCACAAATCCAAATCCAAACATGAACTTAAGCTTCTGGAGAAAATTCCAGAAAATGCTGAAGCCACTGTGGTACTCGTTG GCAGTGTTGATTTCCTGGAGCAGCCCACCATGGCATTTGTTCGACTTCAGGAAGCTGTTGAACTGGACTCGGTGTTGGAGGTATCGGTTCCTGTTCGGTTTCTCTTTGTGCTGCTTGGTCCTCCCAGCACCAGCATGGACTACCACCAGATTGGACGCTCCATTTCCACACTCATGTCCGACAAG CAATTTCATGAAGCTGCGTACCTGGCAGATGATCGGCAGGACCTGCTCAATGCCATCAATGGCTTCCTGGACTGCAGTATTGTTCTCCCTCCATCAGAACTTGGAGGTGAAGATCTTCTGCGGTCCGTGGCTCACTTCCAAAGAGAGATGCTTCGCAAGAGAGAGGAGCAAGAGGTGGCCTTATTGTCCAAAGAACCCAAGAGCCTTGAAGAGAAAG AGGCCTTGCTCACACCCTTGAAACAAGAAGACGACCCTTTACAACGCACAGGCCGTCTGTTTGGTGGGCTGATTCGTGACGCCCAGCGCCGTTACCCAAAGTACATCAGTGACTTCAAGgatgcactgaacccccagtgCATGGCagctgtcatctttatttatttcgCTGCTCTTTCTCCCACCATCACATTTGGAGGCCTTCTAG GTGAGAAGACCGAAGGGCTCATTGGCGTGTCGGAGCTGATTGTGGCCACTTGTGTTCAGGGTGTGTTGTTCTGTCTGCTCGGGGCTCAGCCGCTTCTGGTGGTGGGCTTCTCTGGACCAATCCTGGTGTTTGAAGAAGCCTTCTTCTCT TTCTGTAAGGAAAATAATATGGAGTACCTGACAGGTCGGGTTTGGATCGGTTTTTGGCTCATCATCATCGTGGTGATGATGGTGGCCTTTGAGGGCAGCTTCCTGGTCCGATTTGTCTCGCGTTTCACCCAGGAGATCTTCTCCATCCTCATCTCTCTCATTTTCATCTATGAGACCTTCTCAAAGCTGATCAAG ATATTCCAGGAACATCCTCTGAGACGCTGCTCTGCTGCGGTTTCTGATATAAACAACTCCACACACAACTCGAGCTTGGAAGATGTTACCTTAAGTCTATTAACATCAAACAGCAGTACACCGGAGACGGTGAAGGTGGTTGGTGAACCTAATACTGCTCTGCTTTCCTTGGTGCTCATGTCTGGGACCTTCTTCATCGCCTTCTACCTGCGCAAGTTCAAAAACAGTGCCTTCTTTCCTGGCAGG ctaAGAAGAATTATTGGAGATTTCGGAGTTCCTATAGCCATTCTCATCATGGTTCTGGTAGACTACAGCATTCGAGACACATATTCACAG AAACTGAGTGTCCCCCGAGGTTTTTCAGTGACTAGTCCTGATAAGCGAGGTTGGATCGTCAATCCTCTGGGCTCTGATGGTCAGTTTCCCATCTGGATGATGTTTGCCAGCATCCTTCCGGCTCTGCTTGTCTTCATCCTCATCTTTATGGAGACACAAATCACAAC GTTGATAGTCAGTAAGAAAGAGCGAATGCTGGTAAAGGGTTCTGGTTTCCATCTGGATCTGTTGATCATCGTGACTCTCGGTGGCACTAGCGCACTCTTCGGTTTGCCGTGGATGGCCGCGGCCACTGTTCGCTCTGTAACCCATGCTAACGCCCTCACTGTAATGAGCAAAGCCGTCGCTCCAGGAGACAAACCTCGAATCCAGGAGGTCAAGGAGCAGAGGGTGACCGGGTTACTGGTGGCAATACTTGTAG GTCTCTCAATAGTAATCGGTGATCTGCTCCGTCAAATCCCTATCGCGGTGCTGTTTGGCATCTTCCTGTACATGGGTGTGATGTCACTGAATGGAATCCAGATGACAGAACGGATCCTGCTGCTGCTGATGCCCCCTAAATACCACCCCGATCACACCTACGTGCGCAAG GTGCGGACCCTGCGGATGCATCTGTACACTGCGATACAGGTGGTCTGTCTTGCTGTCCTCTGGGCGGTCATGTCTACTGTGGCATCGCTGGCTTTCCCGTTTGTTCTCATCATGACCGTCCCTGTCAAGATGTTTCTTCTGCCACGCATCTTCAGCAATCGTGAGATGCAGTGT TTGGACGCTGATAATGCAGAGCCCACTTTTGACGAGAAAGAGGGACAAGACGAATACACAGAGATGCACATGCCAGTCTGA